A part of Gadus morhua chromosome 17, gadMor3.0, whole genome shotgun sequence genomic DNA contains:
- the LOC115529719 gene encoding coiled-coil domain-containing protein 106-like, translating to MIFHQLSSASPGNMMERPERSTRAKGQRGNEGESSDMPTAVSNIENIQPHKVQWKKRSEELQSRINELEEENSLLKQQLEQRPSANQGEKMDNTATDPESDTDSSSNSSTDSTDSRSSDTSSSSSDGRKKKRKHKKKNKKKSKKASKNKGLRVTTISDVVKRYRRVLKLIQKGRKMSRAFLKARVSRNAVKDTAAIAELYIAERSVLDGIKGEQRLLHLAKLCQSKIVGELALKIEELKRKKKLIPFSKKG from the exons ATGATTTTCCATCAGTTAAGTTCGGCGTCGCCTGGAAATATGATGGAAAGGCCTGAGCGCTCTACCCGGGCAAAAGGACAGCGGGGGAATGAAGGAGAAAGCTCCGATATGCCTACTGCTG TTAGTAATATCGAAAATATTCAACCACACAAAGTGCAATGGAAGAAAAGGTCGGAAGAGCTGCAGTCCCGAATcaatgagctggaggaggagaattcTTTGCTCAAGCAGCAGCTTGAGCAAAGGCCTTCAGCAAATCAAG GTGAGAAAATGGACAACACTGCCACCGACCCAGAGTCAGACACTGACTCGAGTTCCAACTCCAGCACTGACTCCACCGATTCCAGGAGCAGTGATAcaagctcttcctcctctgatggccgcaagaaaaagaggaagcacaaaaagaaaaacaaaaagaagagcAAAAAGGCTTCAAAGAACAAAGGTCTTCGAG TGACAACAATATCGGATGTTGTTAAAAGGTACCGCCGGGTCCTTAAACTAATTCAAAAAGGACGCAAGATGTCGAGGGCATTCCTGAAGGCACGTGTTTCTAGAAACGCAGTTAAAGACACTGCAGCAATCGCGGAGCTCTACATTGCAGAGAGGAGTGTCCTGGATGGAATCAAAGGCGAACAGAGGCTCCTTCATTTAGCAAAGCTCTGCCAGTCCAAAATTGTTGGAGAACTTGCCCTTAAAATTGAAGAGctgaagaggaaaaaaaaactcataCCATTCTCCAAAAAGGGTTAA
- the LOC115529065 gene encoding uncharacterized protein LOC115529065 produces the protein MDKLFDLDLRDPRTEGRHLAVGLMHDQFLAEAMEAAENVNRARSGGDSPRSSTKRSGRGKARGRRGGRAGHTGRADRWSGLTTGMDTEVLALPSEDSLPLPRAQQNPQEMFEQNMERLSALLDSSPCPAEPERSAASSWSVRQQKASDRWEEARPYHLRCLLESEAVGKPLCCFCHKPAVIRCRECLPEQWFCGACDMHNHSKRPLHNRDSVVDGFFKAIPPSTCISRGETGIYATHEQDRILPTMPAQHCTCQVPSFTVEAGKPVILITINGRYDLHLPRYVCQTCLQQWAPDVRDLVRSGYWPASANASTIYTVDLLNTFQELKLISPGFSRQALAKMLEHRTLCAGRSGQINGDALQRSFLEFAYASFEKDQLCCDTPFTCPACTPEMVAVSADGKRKLYRFGHTGRSNDTPFFDGLFLAKDSEVSDFVNTIQMAVKNIKGRGTCGDSQWAAARETSRRASKLDEEGVEVAVCRHGFLLKALNMYRGEIFAYPMYLQRELLPSKAQFFAMDVACKYWPYLQKVASVIPALKSLTEMKPFLSIMHARAHATKCEIKWSGRNQKGAGTTAGEEVEQINSYLSRCALTTKYMSKAARVDMLTVHAMGWNHHKAETLHKALSTRYVKTSKRAEEEAERLSQLQKDLQCSNAMAVQWIAEVKEWAESETPVTGLHVLQQSIEGLHLGLKQQKQTLYRQNDSNKLRHRLRRKLTEDKKRLLQEIDKYNSLVADLSKRIDVALVDHSLAGQSTGAIWPWEDYGSVTIGVKKRLHDQEMLKTRLEEELPILVLEMAQHCTWLQNLGVALKTELARYEDENGLHCLLARRLAEVEERHQMVLQRYKTALGPLASVLLDVCEEEECDPMGLVSPDTSEDEEDAREQAT, from the exons ATGGACAAGTTGTTTGACCTGGATCTCCGTGACCCCCGCACAGAAGGAAGACACCTTGCCGTTGGGTTGATGCATGACCAATTCCTTGCAGAAGCCATG GAGGCTGCGGAGAATGTCAATCGGGCAAGATCTGGAGGGGATTCACCACGGAGCTCAACCAAACGGAGCGGACGCGGCAAGGCCAGAGGGAGACGTGGAGGCCGTGCGGGCCATACAGGCCGTGCAGACCGATGGAGTGGCCTAACTacag GCATGGACACTGAGGTGTTGGCACTTCCTTCAGAGGATTCCTTGCCCTTACCCAGAGCACAGCAAAATCCTCAAGAGATGTTTG AACAAAACATGGAGAGGCTTTCTGCCCTACTGGATTCAAGCCCCTGTCCTGCTGAGCCTGAGAGAAGCGCAGCATCATCGTGGTCTGTTAGGCAGCAGAAAGCCTCTGACCGTTGGGAGGAAGCACGGCCGTACCACCTCAGATGCCTTTTGGAATCTGAGGCTGTTGGCAAGCCATTGTGTTGCTTCTGCCACAAGCCGGCTGTTATAAG GTGCAGAGAGTGCCTTCCGGAGCAGTGGTTTTGTGGGGCCTGCGACATGCATAACCACAGCAAACGGCCACTCCACAACAGGGACAGCGTGGTGGATGGCTTCTTTAAAGCCATTCCCCCATCCACATGTATCTCAAGAGGAGAGACTGGAATATATGCCACACATGAGCAAG ATCGCATTTTACCCACAATGCCAGCACAGCACTGCACCTGCCAGGTCCCTAGCTTCACAGTGGAAGCTGGGAAACCAGTCATCTTGATTACCATCAATG GGCGTTATGATTTGCATTTGCCACGTTATGTGTGCCAAACATGCCTGCAGCAGTGGGCCCCTGATGTGAGAGACCTAGTCAGGAGTGGATATTGGCCAGCTTCTGCAAATGCTTCCACAATCTACACGGTGGACCTCCTCAACACCTTTCAGGAGCTGAAGTTGATCTCACCTGGATTCTCCAGGCAAGCCCTTGCAAAAATGCTGGAACATCGCACACTGTGTGCAGGAAGA TCTGGACAGATCAACGGGGATGCCCTGCAGAGGAGCTTTCTTGAGTTTGCATACGCCTCCTTTGAGAAAGACCAGCTCTGCTGTGATACCCCTTTCACCTGCCCTGCCTGCACACCTGAAATGGTAGCAGTGTCAGCAGATGGCAAAAGGAAGCTTTATCGCTTTGGCCATACTGGAAG ATCTAATGACACTCCCTTTTTTGATGGGCTATTTCTAGCCAAAGACAGTGAGGTGTCTGATTTTGTCAACACAATACAGATGGCGGTGAAGAAT ATAAAGGGGAGAGGCACATGTGGAGACTCTCAATGGGCAGCAGCAAGGGAGACCTCTAGGCGGGCCTCTAAACTGGATGAGGAAGGCGTTGAGGTTGCGGTGTGTCGGCATGGCTTCCTTTTAAAAGCCCTTAACATGTACCGAGGAGAGATATTTGCGTATCCTATGTATCTCCAAAGGGAGCTTCTCCCAAGCAAGGCACAGTTTTTTGCTATGGATGTGGCATGCAAATACTGGCCATACCTACAAAAAGTTGCTTCGGTCATTCCAGCTCTCAAGAGCCTCACAGAAATGAAGCCCTTCCTGAGCATCATGCATGCAAGAGCTCATGCTACCAAGTGTGAG ATAAAATGGAGTGGTCGGAATCAGAAGGGAGCAGGCACAACTgccggtgaggaggtggagcaaaTAAACAGCTACCTCTCCCGTTGTGCCCTGACAACAAAGTACATGTCAAAAGCAG CACGTGTGGACATGCTCACTGTGCATGCAATGGGTTGGAACCATCACAAAGCAGAGACGCTACACAAGGCCCTCTCCACAAGATATGTGAAG aCATCTAAAAGGGCAGaagaagaggcagagaggctGTCACAACTGCAGAAGGACCTGCAGTGCTCAAATGCAATGGCTGTACAGTGGATTGCTGAAGTCAAGGAATGGGCAGAGAGCG AGACCCCAGTAACGGGTCTGCACGTTCTCCAGCAGTCCATTGAGGGTCTCCATCTGGGTCTAAAGCAACAGAAACAAACCCTCTACCGTCAGAATG ACAGCAACAAGCTTCGCCATCGTCTCCGAAGAAAGTTGACGGAAGACAAAAAGCGCCTTCTCCAGGAGATTGATAAATACAACAGTCTTGTTGCAGACCTCTCCAAAAGGATTGATGTGGCCTTGGTTGACCACTCTTTGGCTGGACAGAGCACTGGCGCAATATGGCCATGGGAGGACTATGGCAGTG TAACAATCGGGGTCAAGAAACGACTGCACGACCAGGAAATGCTGAAAACACGGCTGGAAGAGGAGCTCCCTATCCTGGTGTTGGAGATGGCCCAGCACTGTACGtggttgcagaacctgggagtGGCCCTCAAGACGGAGCTTGCAAGATACG AAGATGAAAATGGACTTCACTGTCTCTTGGCAAGAAGACTTGCGGAAGTGGAAGAACGACATCAAATGGTCCTGCAGCGGTATAAGACTGCTCTAGGTCCATTGGCCTCTGTCCTCCTTGATGTTTGTGAGGAAGAGGAATGTGATCCGATGGGCCTGGTCAGTCCAGACACCAgcgaggatgaggaagatgcAAGAGAACAAGCAACTTAG